The following are encoded together in the Fusarium keratoplasticum isolate Fu6.1 chromosome 1, whole genome shotgun sequence genome:
- a CDS encoding Fungal-trans domain-containing protein: MAAASALLKRIELPRGSRWINEDVRPVGSERRTWTFLTFHNFWLLINCNIATYLTGSALIPLGLTWWQAIIAIIIGNIIATVALILSSLAGAYYHIGLSGAYGAPNSSSGTASFLHLSGQYTRSISLMFTHNTRYGFQSWVGGECTYLMLLSWDPNLEKHIPNKIPADTGMTSAQFLSYFVFCMISLPFLWIRPHRIEKFFYFASTVTLIFFLVLLIWALATMGPDGFGDTLKSGTDIPLTGSPNSTVWLMISGIMSTVGSIAAGILNQNDYARLSRRPSDAIWGQAFAFPFYSIIASVIGILVTAATQKRMGEAIWNPPTLFVGLLAKDNDAGTRAAVFFAGLALAISQLGSNLPGNALSGGMDLASTFPKYINIRRGAYIVALLSPVVNPWRLVNTATTFLTVLSGYGVFLAPMTGLMVAHYIMVAKMKVNVDDLYTGDSNSIYWYYKGLNWRAPIAWVVGVAPLLPGFIAAVNLSISISDGAIELYYLNYMYGFMASAFVYALLHRLVPDQKLDAFVQESPSAKEVQALYDGRWDITYAEAGTQIEDSPPPADPRKGAASVTTSV; the protein is encoded by the exons ATGGCAGCAGCGTCAGCATTGCTCAAGCGCATCGAGCTGCCACGTGGATCCCGGTGGATT AACGAGGATGTCCGACCTGTCGGGTCAGAGAGACGCACATGGACGTTTCTGACGTTCCACAACTTCT GGCTGCTAATCAACTGCAACATCGCCACATATCTTACTGGCAGTGCTCTTATTCCGTTGGGCCTTACTTGGTGGCAGGCCATCATTG ccatcatcatcggcaaCATCATTGCCACGGTCGCCCTCATTCTCAGCTCCCTTGCCGGAGCCTACTACCATA TCGGGCTGTCTGGGGCATATGGGGCTCCCAATTCGTCATCTGGAACCGCATCTTTCTTGCATTTG TCTGGTCAGTATACACGCTCTATTTCTCTTATGTTTACTCACAATACTAGGTATGGCTTCCAATCATGGGTCGGAGGTGAATGCACCTACTTGATGCTCCTCTCCTGGGACCccaacctcgagaagcaCATCCCAAACAAGATCCCCGCAGACACGGGCATGACATCTGCTCAGTTTCTGTCATATTTCGTCTTTTGCATGATCAGTCTTCCGTTCCTCTGGATTCGCCCTCACCGGATCGAAAAGTTCTTTTACTTTGCGAGCACGGTGACgttgatcttcttcctcgttcTCCTCATCTGGGCTTTGGCAACGATGGGGCCAGACGGGTTTGGCGACACTCTGAAGTCGGGCACAGACATTCCGTTGACTGGAAGCCCCAATAGCACCGTTTGGCTCATGATTTCCGGCATCATGTCGACGGTTGGTTCCATTGCAGCTGGGATCCTCAACCAAAACGACTATGCTCGACTCTCTCGCCGCCCAAGCGATGCGATCTGGGGACAAGCCTTTGCATTTCCTTTCTACAGCATCATCGCTTCTGTGATCGGCATTCTAGTCACAGCTGCTACTCAGAAACGCATGGGCGAGGCCATCTGGAACCCGCCTACTCTCTTCGTTGGTCTCCTCGCAAAGGATAATGATGCTGGAACCCGCGCAgccgtcttcttcgctgGACTGGCGTTGGCCATCTCGCAGCTTGGCAGCAACCTCCCCGGAAACGCGCTGTCTGGTGGCATGGACTTGGCTTCCACTTTCCCCAAGTACATCAACATTCGTCGAGGAGCGTATATTGTTGCTCTCCTCAGCCCGGTCGTCAACCCTTGGCGTCTTGTCAACACGGCCACGACTTTCCTGACAGTTCTATCTGGATATGGAGTGTTCCTTGCCCCAATGACTGGATTGATGGTTGCACACTATATCATGgtggccaagatgaaggtGAATGTGGATGACCTGTACACTGGGGACAGCAACAGCATCTACTGGTACTACAAGGGCCTCAACTGGCGTGCCCCAATCGCG TGGGTCGTCGGTGTTGCGCCTCTCCTTCCTGGCTTCATCGCAGCCGTCAACCTGTCCATCTCAATCTCTGATGGCGCCATTGAGCTGTACTATCTCAACTACATGTATGGCTTCATGGCAAGCGCATTTGTGTATGCCTTGCTTCATCGCCTGGTCCCAGATCAAAAGCTCGATGCCTTCGTCCAAGAAAGCCCATCAGCCAAGGAAGTGCAGGCGCTGTATGACGGCCGCTGGGACATTACTTACGCCGAGGCTGGGACTCAGATTGAGGACTCTCCACCTCCGGCAGATCCTCGCAAGGGAGCGGCATCAGTTACGACGTCTGTTTAG